A stretch of the Archocentrus centrarchus isolate MPI-CPG fArcCen1 unplaced genomic scaffold, fArcCen1 scaffold_26_ctg1, whole genome shotgun sequence genome encodes the following:
- the prdm8b gene encoding PR domain zinc finger protein 8b, whose amino-acid sequence MEESSSQKLVWDGDAKAVQQCLTDIFTSVYTTCDIPENAIFGPCVLSHTSLYDSIAFIALKSTDKRTAPYIFRVDTSAANSTSEGLMWLRLVQSARDKEEQNLEAYVKNGQLFYRSLRRIEKDEELLVWYGKDLIDLLLLSSSRVPAKSKGSSHHSCPDCSQRFQFEFPFLAHLRFRCTKRLQSIAAADEEPSKDSGTERSNSTPTRTNPKVVRSEGFSSPQDSNKPSTDFHNLARDLENNRTSPPSDKEAEICSESSGKRKFSEIEDRECRGPSLGQSKSKEELAASVQNYRGVYGLEENHRSFSPPGSTELGEAKRSAFTEVKTAQNSKQHSSSKNLQSSNSENKDGGRPSSNPSEKHLNIRSVLSETQPPQSSPMGSAFTSVGQQGGGGGERKSAFSQPSRSFSQISPLVMPPKLLDCHPAVGDTMSSNRLYQADHLAAKLQGAELGTNCPVPGGMAKQNPFVYATAFWPKNSGPIQLQMPSALTLLPPSFTSLCLPAQNWCAKCNASFRMTSDLVYHMRSHHKKEYSMEPLVKRRREEKLKCPICNESFRERHHLSRHMTSHN is encoded by the exons ATGGAGGAGTCCAGCTCTCAGAAGTTGGTGTGGGATGGGGACGCCAAAGCGGTGCAGCAGTGTCTCACGGACATTTTTACGAGCGTCTACACGACGTGTGACATCCCGGAAAACGCCATTTTCGGGCCTTGCGTGTTGAGCCACACGTCTCTGTATGACAGCATCGCCTTCATAGCCCTGAAGTCCACCGACAAACGCACAGCGCCTTACATCTTCAGG GTGGACACTTCAGCGGCCAACAGCACCTCAGAGGGCTTGATGTGGCTGCGGCTGGTCCAGTCCGCCCGGGACAAAGAGGAGCAGAACCTGGAGGCCTACGTGAAGAACGGCCAGCTCTTCTACCGCTCGCTCCGCCGCATCGAGAAGGACGAGGAGCTGCTGGTCTGGTACGGCAAAGATCTCattgacctgctgctgctcagttcCAGCAGAGTGCCTGCCAAAAGCAAAG GTTCATCCCACCACTCCTGTCCGGACTGCAGCCAGCGGTTCCAGTTTGAGTTCCCTTTCTTAGCCCATCTCCGGTTCCGCTGCACCAAGAGACTGCAGAGCATTGCCGCAGCCGACGAGGAGCCCAGCAAAGACAGCGGCACAGAGCGATCAAACTCAACCCCGACCAGGACCAACCCAAAGGTGGTGCGCTCTGAAGGATTCAGCAGTCCTCAGGACAGCAATAAACCCTCCACAGACTTTCATAACCTGGCCAGGGATCTAGAGAACAATCGGACCAGCCCGCCAAGTGACAAGGAGGCCGAAATCTGCAGCGAGAGCTCAGGCAAGAGGAAGTTCTCGGAAATAGAGGACAGAGAGTGCAGAGGACCCAGCCTCGGGCAGTCCAAGTCTAAAGAGGAGCTAGCAGCATCTGTGCAGAATTACAGAGGAGTGTATGGTCTTGAGGAAAACCACCGGTCCTTCTCCCCACCAGGCTCCACAGAGCTGGGTGAGGCAAAGCGCAGCGCCTTTACTGAGGTTAAGACAGCCCAGAACTCcaaacagcacagcagcagcaaaaacctgcagagctccaactctgaaaacaaagatggaGGTCGTCCCAGCAGCAACCCTTCAGAGAAGCATCTTAACATCAGGTCTGTGCTGTCAGAAACCCAGCCACCCCAAAGCTCGCCCATGGGCAGTGCATTCACCTCCGTCGGCCAGCAGGGAGGTGGGGGCGGGGAGAGGAAGAgtgccttcagtcagccatctCGCTCCTTTTCCCAGATCTCACCGCTGGTGATGCCACCCAAGCTGCTGGACTGCCACCCAGCGGTGGGCGACACCATGTCCTCCAATAGACTCTACCAGGCTGACCACCTCGCTGCCAAGCTGCAGGGTGCAGAACTGGGCACCAACTGCCCCGTGCCAGGCGGCATGGCCAAGCAGAACCCCTTCGTCTACGCCACCGCCTTCTGGCCCAAGAACTCCGGACCTATCCAGCTTCAGATGCCCTCGGCTCTCACCCTGCTGCCTCCCTCGTTCacctccctgtgtctgcccgcTCAGAACTGGTGTGCCAAGTGCAACGCCTCCTTCCGCATGACCTCAGACCTGGTTTACCACATGCGATCCCACCATAAAAAGGAGTACTCCATGGAGCCTCTGGTCAAGCGGCGGCGCGAGGAGAAGCTCAAGTGCCCCATATGCAACGAGTCCTTCCGGGAACGGCATCACTTGTCACGTCACATGACCTCCCATAACTGA